One window of Aspergillus oryzae RIB40 DNA, chromosome 3 genomic DNA carries:
- the cyc8 gene encoding putative transcriptional corepressor Cyc8 (TPR repeat), whose amino-acid sequence MAHTQPSPTGGVTPHHGHLAAHPQVNGHMPLQSQGQKGPPMSTAQKIAALNEQVWLQIGGLTELMGDLDGAMNAYEQALRHNQWSIPAMNAISCILRTKEQFPKAIEYLQNILKLDPTSGETWGSLGHCHLMMDNLQEAYTSYQQALYHLRDPKEPKLWYGIGILYDRYGSLDHAEEAFSQVMRMAPDFEKANEIYFRLGIIYKQQQKFNQSLECFKYIVTDPPRPLTEEDIWFQIGHVHEQQKDFDSAQQAYRRVLDRDPNHAKVLQQLGWLYHQQSNSYASQEKAIEYLEKSVSADNTDAQSWYLLGRCYMSQAKYPKAYEAYQQAVYRDGRNPTFWCSIGVLYYQINQYRDALDAYSRAIRLNPYISEVWYDLGTLYESCNNQISDALDAYGRAADLDPTNVHIKARLQLLQSQLSGSNQTNAPAPQPQDVHPQAYQTGVGGPPAPQWGAPAPTGGPPPQPPAPPRQIADWNRGINELQSQAQAQAQAANGFDHRDAVRAPAAIQQPSPRQEPGRGFPDAVRPPPTAARSPKTALAGPGVYAPTHALPQIANPPPAPSHERVPSGASGFPSATRGPLPPAPAGPPPAPGAPNGAPTPGGPLPPYHRPFTPPAEIRPIRDERPSSPGSTYPHQQFHHGPSVPPVQGAGSTGIAGGAPAPPSAITAAEAAAREREDRPASAMKRGREWEAESAPVKKIANEESRARLDEQLPRRVTPPNRMPSPGEMQRRSSSEVRREDQRRINESYHPSEAAHHPPTLPSIQHMPPHASGSGLPPMAEGSTPAANGPQPGPSAPVQVKEEPARGEQPPAHEPAARKMDVDENYDDDGDDDKRASTAVKGSPSASGSGNANNATNGSQTSQSKPESTA is encoded by the exons ATGGCTCATACCCAGCCATCGCCCACGGGCGGCGTCACACCTCACCATGGCCATCTTGCTGCTCATCCGCAGGTTAATGGTCACATGCCTTTGCAGTCGCAAGGCCAGAAGGGTCCTCCCATGAGCACTGCTCAGAAGATTGCCGCGCTGAACGAGCAGGTGTGGCTTCAAATTG GTGGTTTAACTGAACTGATGGGAGACCTTGACGGTGCCATGAACGCATACGAGCAGGCTTTGCGGCATAATCAATGGTCTATTCCTGCAATGAACGCGATATCCTGTATTCTGCGGACTAAGGAACAGTTTCCAAAGGCGATTGAGTATTTGCAGAATATTCTGAAGCTGGACCCAACGAGCGGCGAAACATGGGGCAGTTTAG GTCATTGCCATCTCATGATGGATAACTTGCAAGAGGCGTATACCTCCTACCAGCAAGCGCTCTACCACCTGCGTGATCCTAAG GAACCCAAATTGTGGTACGGTATCGGTATCCTTTATGATCGCTATGGTTCCCTCGATCACGCCGAAGAAGCCTTCTCCCAGGTCATGAGAATGGCGCCTGATTTCGAGAAAGCCAATGAGATTTACTTTAGATTGGGAATAATCtacaagcagcagcagaagttCAATCAGAGTCTGGAG TGCTTCAAATATATTGTCACCGATCCCCCGCGTCCTCTTACGGAGGAAGACATTTGGTTTCAAATTGGCCATGTCCACGAGCAACAAAAAGAC TTTGATTCGGCGCAACAAGCCTATAGACGGGTTCTTGATCGTGATCCCAATCACGCGAAGGTCTTGCAACAGCTTGGGTGGCTGTATCACCAACAGAGCAACAGCTATGCCAGCCAGGAAAAGGCAATCGAGTACCTTGAAAAATCAGTTAGCGCAG ACAATACCGATGCGCAAAGTTGGTACCTACTTGGCCGATGCTACATGTCCCAAGCCAAGTACCCCAAGGCGTACGAGGCCTACCAACAAGCCGTCTACCGGGACGGTCGGAACCCGACTTTTTGGTGTTCCATTGGTGTGCTTTATTAccaaatcaatcaataccgAGATGCGTTGGATGCCTACTCGCGTGCTATTCGCCTAAATCCTTACATTTCGGAAGTTTGGTATGACTTGGGAACTCTG TACGAGTCCTGCAACAACCAAATTTCTGATGCCCTCGACGCGTACGGTCGTGCTGCCGATCTGGATCCGACCAACGTCCACATCAAAGCAcgcctgcagctcctccagaGTCAGTTGTCAGGCAGCAACCAGACCAATGCCCCggctcctcaacctcaggATGTTCACCCTCAGGCCTACCAgactggtgttggaggaCCTCCCGCTCCTCAGTGGGGTGCACCGGCACCGACTGGTGgtcctcctccccagccccCCGCACCACCGAGGCAGATCGCTGATTGGAACCGTGGCATCAACGAACTTCAATCTCAGGCCCAGGCTCAAGCCCAGGCGGCTAATGGATTTGACCACAGGGATGCGGTTCGAGCTCCCGCAGCTATTCAGCAACCCAGCCCACGCCAGGAGCCAGGAAGGGGCTTCCCCGACGCTGTTCGTCCTCCGCCTACCGCAGCTCGTTCCCCGAAGACTGCACTGGCCGGTCCGGGAGTGTACGCGCCTACACATGCACTTCCTCAGATTGCCAACCCGCCGCCTGCACCGTCTCACGAGCGTGTCCCTAGTGGTGCTAGCGGTTTTCCTTCGGCAACTAGAGGACCGTTACCTCCCGCTCCCGCAGGGCCCCCTCCTGCTCCTGGCGCGCCTAATGGTGCTCCTACTCCTGGCGGCCCTCTACCCCCTTATCATCGCCCATTCACCCCTCCGGCTGAGATTAGGCCTATCCGTGATGAACGACCCTCGTCTCCTGGTTCCACTTACCCACATCAGCAGTTTCATCATGGTCCTAGTGTGCCTCCTGTACAGGGTGCTGGCAGCACTGGAATTGCGGGCGGTGCCCCCGCGCCTCCATCTGCCATCACTGCCGCCGAGGCCGCTGCTCGTGAACGTGAAGATCGTCCCGCATCTGCAATGAAGCGTGGCCGCGAGTGGGAAGCCGAGTCCGCACCGGTTAAGAAGATCGCCAATGAGGAAAGCCGTGCTCGTCTCGATGAACAGCTTCCTCGTCGTGTCACTCCCCCAAACCGCATGCCTTCCCCCGGCGAGATGCAGCGTCGTAGCTCGTCTGAAGTTCGGCGCGAAGACCAACGTCGTATCAATGAAAGTTATCATCCTTCCGAGGCGGCTCATCACCCTCCGACGCTGCCATCCATTCAGCACATGCCACCACACGCCTCTGgctctggtcttcctccaATGGCTGAAGGGTCTACTCCCGCAGCCAACGGTCCACAGCCCGGACCTTCTGCTCCTGTGCAGGTTAAGGAAGAGCCGGCCCGCGGCGAGCAACCTCCGGCTCATGAACCAGCTGCACGGAAGATGGACGTGGATGAGAActatgatgacgatggtgatgatgataaaaGAGCCAGCACTGCTGTAAAGGGCAGCCCATCTGCCAGCGGATCGGGCAATGCCAACAATGCCACCAATGGCAGCCAGACTTCACAGTCGAAACCGGAGTCTACAGCCTAG
- a CDS encoding mRNA-binding protein RRP12 (uncharacterized conserved protein), which translates to MERLSINDQSAGHQQGNAPPGFPPQNNLLGPMSQGPPQLPPQMFTTAAQLLDLTDMEDTLRDQNADFSPTAYFAALLALLSQSISAEQGIVNKDLATSVVYLLDITTAYAPAPILRSKFSQILTSLAPALSLPESEAPLLRPAIGCLESLLIAQDAAAWNLPHTQISPRRATAGLLSLSVDHRPKVRKRAQDALIKVLKSPPPSPSLDHPAADMCAESALRTLGDSIAAAAKQKRGRNDPHTHNHDPLVIHSLQLVKTVATASGGWPSKKIEPLCELLMNASRSSNEFITMGAFEVFEVIFSSMADDFSSSKLPRLLEAISELKPAQNDSQLLPPWIAVLSRGYDVSSQISPEDTFEKLPSLFDMISSYLASPSKNIRISASECLVSFMANCIPNSVIIEPSVYDEKTLEKLAKKATNLLSVKYQAAWAEVFNVCSAMFDSFKWRSSPFLDDIVKTVGELRSNESFHGKKQADQVLGSAVEAMGPAAVLEILPLNIIEQKAGQPGRVWFLPVLRDHVTNTNLAHFRSELVPLSEALYQKVMAFTAAEKPVETKIFETLVQQTWSILPGYCELPLDLVEAFDQSFAELLSNVLYKQADLRVDICKALQNLVESNQAILSLEAEGDDLILQRRITKKDAEKNIAHLAGFASNLLAVLFNVYSQTLPHYRGYILQCINAYLSITPEKELNDTFTRVTSMLESSVASEKEAAEKQGHQQGGAGDKMPPTSHTLIDLVIAMSIYLPRSSFASLFAMAAAVLNGHTKDQQLVKKAYKLIPRLATTETGAAALRERSSELQTLILETADKTPASARRDRMLAIDELITYLPTSDLHFIPSILSEVVLGCKESNEKARTASFDLLIHLAKRTTDSELNPAGTKIRNSLVPHMPDNAPDAPATMEEFFTMVSAGLAGSSPHMVAASVTALSRLFFDFHTELQPAVRSDLVQTVELFLTSNNREIVRSVLGFVKVAVVVLPDDVLRARINSLVPNLMVWSKEHKGRLRSKVKGILDRLIRRFGAAPIEELVGEADRKLVVNIRKQRERSKKKKQAEKGDEDEEEEEAADNKNAKAQSYGNNAFDRAVYDSDFSDSDDDASELDVDEHGDTHAINKGGRKGKKASKQSEQYIRENEDSPLDLLAPDALASISTTKPSVRFLNTGPGSRRKHSAKVDAEGRLLLGDDENNDVEMSGGLDGNAEAGDSAINAYVAAVSGPDAVRRGQRGKFKMAQAQKGKSNRGDDMDVDDEPTPSRGDNKQQTGRRGLGMPKSHGPSGGRIQKRKPMRGGRFGKRR; encoded by the exons TGGAAGACACGCTCCGGGATCAGAACGCAGACTTCTCACCTACAGCTTACTTCGCAGCGCTACTTGCTTTGCTGTCTCAGTCGATCTCTGCCGAACAGGGCATTGTTAACAAGGATCTGGCGACCTCAGTGGTCTATCTCCTCGACATTACTACCGCCTACGCCCCCGCTCCAATTCTCCGTTCCAAGTTCTCCCAGATCCTCACCAGCCTTGCCCCCGCGCTCTCGTTGCCTGAATCCGAAGCTCCGTTGCTTAGACCCGCGATCGGTTGTCTCGAGTCTCTACTCATCGCTCAGGATGCAGCAGCATGGAATCTCCCACACACTCAGATCAGCCCACGCCGGGCCACTGCGGGCTTGCTGAGTCTGTCCGTGGATCACCGCCCTAAGGTACGCAAGAGGGCCCAGGACGCTTTGATCAAGGTCCTGAAGAGTCCCCCTCCCAGCCCGTCGCTTGACCACCCGGCTGCAGATATGTGTGCAGAGTCCGCACTGCGCACATTGGGTGACAGTATCGCCGCAGCAGCCAAACAGAAGCGGGGCCGCAACGACCCTCACACACATAACCATGATCCGTTGGTCATCCACTCCCTTCAACTGGTGAAGACGGTCGCGACCGCCTCGGGAGGCTGGccgagcaagaagattgagCCGTTATGCGAGTTGTTGATGAATGCTTCCCGGTCGAGCAACGAGTTTATCACTATGGGTGCGTTTGAGGTGTTCGAGGTTATTTTCTCCAGTATGGCCGACGATTTCTCGTCCTCAAAACTGCCCCGTCTTCTGGAGGCGATTTCCGAATTGAAGCCCGCCCAGAATGATTCACAGTTGCTCCCGCCTTGGATTGCCGTTTTGTCCCGCGGTTACGATGTGTCTTCCCAGATCAGCCCCGAGGATACCTTCGAGAAGCTGCCCTCCTTGTTCGACATGATCTCCAGTTATTTGGCGTCGCCATCGAAGAATATTAGGATTTCGGCATCGGAATGTCTGGTTTCGTTCATGGCCAACTGTATTCCCAACAGTGTGATCATTGAGCCATCGGTCTACGACGAGAAAACGCTCGAGAAGTTGGCCAAGAAAGCGACGAATCTGCTTTCTGTGAAGTACCAAGCGGCTTGGGCGGAAGTGTTCAATGTGTGCTCGGCAATGTTTGATAGTTTCAAATGGCGGTCCAGTCCGTTTTTGGATGACATTGTGAAGACTGTTGGAGAGCTCCGTAGTAATGAGTCTTTCCACGGCAAGAAGCAGGCCGATCAGGTCCTCGGAAGTGCCGTTGAAGCCATGGGCCCTGCAGCGGTCCTTGAGATTCTGCCTCTTAATATCATTGAGCAGAAGGCCGGCCAGCCGGGTCGCGTTTGGTTCCTTCCTGTGCTTCGAGACCATGTTACCAACACAAACCTCGCTCATTTCCGGTCCGAGCTCGTTCCTCTGAGTGAAGCTCTGTACCAGAAGGTCATGGCCTTCACAGCCGCAGAGAAGCCTGTGGAGACAAAGATCTTCGAAACACTTGTTCAGCAGACATGGTCTATTCTTCCTGGATACTGCGAGCTGCCTTTGGATCTGGTTGAGGCTTTTGATCAGAGCTTCGCCGAGCTTCTCTCCAACGTGCTCTACAAGCAAGCTGATTTGCGTGTGGACATTTGCAAGGCTTTGCAGAATCTGGTTGAGTCAAACCAGGCTATCTTGTCCCTCGAGGCGGAGGGTGATGACTTAATTCTCCAGCGGAGGATTACCAAGAaggatgcggagaagaacaTCGCCCATCTTGCCGGTTTTGCCAGTAACTTGTTGGCTGTGCTTTTCAACGTGTACAGCCAGACTCTTCCACACTACAGAGGCTACATTCTGCAGTGTATTAATGCTTACTTGAGTATCACTCCCGAGAAG GAGCTTAATGATACATTTACACGTGTTACTTCTATGCTAGAGTCGTCGGTGGCTtcagagaaggaggctgcAGAGAAGCAGGGTCATCAACAGGGTGGTGCTGGTGACAAGATGCCTCCAACTTCTCATACTTTGATCGACTTGGTTATCGCCATGTCGATCTATCTACCTCGCTCCAGCTTTGCAAGCTTGTTCGCCATGGCTGCGGCTGTCCTAAATGGACATACTAAGGATCAGCAGCTGGTTAAGAAGGCGTACAAGTTGATTCCCCGTTTGGCCACCACTGAGACAGGTGCTGCTGCACTCCGCGAGCGGAGTTCTGAACTTCAAACCCTCATCCTTGAGACTGCAGATAAGACACCGGCCTCTGCTCGCCGTGACCGTATGCTTGCCATCGACGAGCTCATCACCTACCTTCCAACCTCTGACCTCCATTTCATCCCCTCTATCCTTTCTGaggttgttttgggttgcAAGGAGAGCAACGAGAAGGCCAGAACTGCTTCCTTCGATCTACTCATCCACCTTGCGAAGAGAACTACCGACTCTGAGCTGAACCCAGCTGGAACCAAGATTCGCAACTCGTTGGTACCGCACATGCCCGACAATGCTCCCGACGCTCCTGCAACCATGGAGGAATTCTTCACTATGGTGTCCGCGGGTCTGGCGGGTAGCTCACCACACATGGTTGCCGCCTCCGTAACCGCTTTGTCTCGCCTGTTCTTCGACTTCCACACCGAACTTCAACCCGCTGTGCGCTCCGACCTGGTGCAGACCGTCGAGTTGTTCCTTACCAGCAACAACCGCGAGATTGTCCGATCCGTGCTCGGCTTCGTCAAGGTTGCCGTTGTCGTGCTTCCCGATGATGTTCTCCGTGCACGCATCAACTCTCTGGTACCAAACCTCATGGTATGGAGCAAGGAGCACAAGGGTCGTCTCCGCAGCAAGGTCAAGGGTATCTTGGACCGTCTGATCCGCCGCTTTGGTGCAGCCCCGATTGAAGAACTGGTTGGTGAGGCCGATCGGAAGCTTGTCGTGAATATCCGGAAGCAGCGTGAGCGtagcaagaagaagaagcaggctgagaagggtgatgaggacgaggaggaagaagaggccgcCGACAACAAGAACGCCAAGGCCCAGTCTTACGGCAACAACGCCTTCGACAGAGCCGTCTACGACTCCGACTTCTCCGACTCTGACGACGATGCTAGCGAACTCGATGTCGACGAACATGGCGACACCCACGCCATCAACAAGGGTGGCCGCAAGGGCAAGAAGGCCAGCAAGCAGAGCGAGCAGTACATCCGCGAGAACGAAGACAGCCCGCTGGATCTTCTCGCCCCTGACGCCCTGGCCAGTATCTCGACCACCAAGCCTAGCGTCCGCTTCCTCAACACTGGCCCCGGATCCCGCCGCAAGCACTCCGCCAAGGTCGACGCAGAGGGCCGTCTCCTCCTGGGCGATGATGAGAACAACGACGTTGAGATGTCCGGCGGCCTCGATGGCAACGCCGAAGCAGGCGACAGCGCAATCAACGCCTACGTCGCCGCCGTCAGCGGACCCGACGCCGTGCGTCGTGGCCAGCGCGGCAAGTTCAAGATGGCACAAGCCCAGAAGGGTAAATCCAACCGCGGAGACGACATGGACGTGGACGATGAACCCACCCCATCGCGAGGCGACAACAAACAGCAAACCGGCCGTCGCGGTCTCGGAATGCCCAAGAGCCACGGACCCAGCGGAGGACGAATCCAAAAGCGAAAGCCCATGCGCGGCGGTCGCTtcggaaagaggagataa
- the rpL3 gene encoding 60S ribosomal protein uL3 (60S ribosomal protein L3 and related proteins), producing MSHRKYEAPRHGSLAYLPRKRAARHRGKVKSFPKDDPKKPVHLTASMGYKAGMTTVVRDLDRPGAKMHKKEVVEAVTVIETPPLVAIGVVGYIETPRGLRSLTTVWAEHLSDEVKRRFYKNWYKSKKKAFTKYAKQHAEESGASITRELERIKKYCTVVRVLAHTQIRKTPLKQKKAHLMEIQVNGGSVADKVDFARNLFEKTIEIDSIFEKDEVIDVIAVTKGHGFQGVTSRWGTKKLPRKTHKGLRKVACIGAWHPSHVQWTVARAGQMGYHHRTSCNHKVYRIGKGSDEANASTDFDISKKQITPMGGFVRYGEVKNDFVMVKGSVPGVKKRVMTLRKTLYPQTSRKATEKIELKWVDTSSEFGHGAFQTPEEKRAFLGTLKKDLVTSA from the exons AT GAGTCACCGGAAGTACGAAGCGCCTCGGCACG GCTCCCTTGCCTACCTGCCCCGCAAGCGCGCTGCCAGACACCGTGGAAAGGTCAAGAG CTTCCCCAAGGATGACCCCAAGAAGCCCGTCCACCTGACGGCCTCCATGGGTTACAAGGCCGGTATGACCACTGTTGTCCGTGACCTTGACAGACCTGGTGCCAAGATGCACAAGAAGGAGGTTGTCGAGGCTGTCACCGTCATCGAGACCCCTCCC CTTGTCGCTATCGGTGTCGTCGGTTACATTGAGACTCCCCGTGGTCTCCGCTCTCTCACCACCGTCTGGGCTGAGCACTTGAGTGACGAGGTCAAGCGCCGCTTCTACAAGAACTGGtacaagagcaagaagaaggccttcACCAAGTACGCCAAGCAGCACGCTGAGGAGAGCGGTGCCTCCATCACCCGTGAGCTTGAGCGCATCAAGAAGTACTGCACTGTCGTCCGTGTGCTCGCCCACACCCAGATCCGCAAGACCCCTctcaagcagaagaaggcccaCCTTATGGAGATCCAGGTCAACGGTGGCTCCGTTGCCGACAAGGTTGACTTCGCCCGCAACCTCTTCGAGAAGACCATTGAGATCGACTCCATCttcgagaaggacgaggTGATCGACGTTATTGCTGTCACCAAGGGTCACGGTTTCCAGGGTGTCACCAGCCGTTGGGGCACCAAGAAGCTTCCCCGTAAGACTCACAAGGGTCTGCGTAAGGTTGCTTGTATCGGTGCCTGGCACCCTAGCCACGTCCAGTGGACTGTTGCCCGTGCTGGTCAGATGGGTTACCACCACCGTACCTCTTGCAACCACAAGGTCTACCGTATCGGTAAGGGCTCCGACGAGGCTAACGCCTCCACCGACTTCGAtatctccaagaagcagatcaCTCC TATGGGTGGCTTCGTCCGCTATGGTGAGGTTAAGAACGACTTCGTCATGGTCAAGGGTTCCGTCCCTGGTGTCAAGAAGCGTGTCATGACCCTCCGCAAGACCCTCTACCCCCAGACCAGCCGCAAGGCCACCGAGAAGATCGAGCTCAAGTGGGTCGATACCTCTTCCGAATTCGGCCACGGTGCCTTCCAGACCCCCGAGGAGAAGCGCGCTTTCTTGGGTACCCTCAAGAAGGACCTCGTTACTTCCGCATAA
- a CDS encoding uncharacterized protein (predicted protein) has translation MSDDAYMSFLNKANADLDTARAQQAQDSPTVRTETVETGVSVPAPLTSVDAYYISETDEPFEPVALRWDGASRGIFPDASHLSNLISPNADLSSSITTLSPSSFDPRNQYPSALRAVRAAAAESSGGDESAVDVKVFRVEVGPSRIEYYILAVDAEKSLVVGLRTKAVET, from the exons ATGTCCGACGACGCCTAcatgagcttcctgaacAAAGCCAACGCGGACCTGGACACCGCGCGAGCTCAACAAGCCCAGGACTCCCCCACCGTCCGTACCGAAACAGTCGAAACAGGCGTCAGCGTCCCAGCTCCACTGACATCAGTCGACGCCTACTACATCTCTGAAACCGATGAACCGTTCGAACCCGTCGCACTGCGATGGGATGGCGCATCTAGAGGAATCTTCCCCGATGCTT CGCATCTATCGAATCTGATCTCGCCGAATGCGGATCTTTCATCCTCGATTACTACGCTATCACCATCTTCTTTTGATCCCAGGAATCAGTACCCGTCTGCGTTGCGCGCGGTTCGCGCCGCTGCTGCGGAATCCTCTGGGGGTGATGAGTCGGCGGTGGATGTGAAGGTTTTTCGGGTTGAGGTTGGGCCGTCGCGGATTGAGTATTATATTCTTGCGGTGGATGCTGAGAAGTCGTTGGTTGTGGGGTTGAGGACGAAGGCTGTTGAGACTTAG
- a CDS encoding uncharacterized protein (predicted protein), which translates to MRQPEMSHSPAYYQDQDHRVTAYLHDSTSAPAAAHLPPEPPSLPNHGHDFRHPELNSVENTIPNAYPSDSWDNTSSRHPHRHSRQPHKPPHRQPPVESIYPDSEAPVVAPMTGGAARKEERGRRSWTDHSSYMSSDNHHLGVTRLQKRAIHTEEPLADDSQDALLMLFRLSVPVPIFSLCASLYTIFGLLLVLLVSPFRICPCIPYFRSTSFREQLCHLLVPQLHIHERLVRLRGPATQSVYNDADGSSISDPSEHYSIFGLIAVLLLSSLLSIAFLLLVWTAAFFWIFAMVLGNPDGTERKDDGRAAVLGVCRWWQIWLRKARKLPRE; encoded by the exons ATGAGGCAGCCGGAGATGTCCCATTCTCCCGCCTATTACCAGGACCAGGACCATCGCGTGACGGCATATCTTCACGATTCGACTTCTGCTCCTGCGGCCGCACATCTTCCCCCGGAGCCCCCATCATTGCCTAATCACGGGCATGATTTCCGTCATCCGGAACTCAATTCGGTCGAGAATACAATACCCAACGCTTATCCCTCCGATTCATGGGATAATACCTCCTCTCGGCATCCCCATCGACATTCTCGACAGCCCCATAAGCCTCCCCACCGTCAGCCTCCGGTGGAGTCCATCTATCCGGATTCTGAGGCGCCGGTCGTGGCCCCGATGAC TGGTGGAGCGGCTCGTAAAGAAGAGCGTGGCCGGAGGAGTTGGACGGATCATTCATCGTACATGTCGAGCGACAATCATCATCTCGGCGTAACCCGCCTTCAGAAACGAGCGATTCATACGGAAGAACCTTTGGCGGATGATAGTCAGGATGCACTGCTGATGCTA TTTCGATTATCCGTCCCGGTTCCCATCTTTTCCCTCTGCGCATCCTTATATACCATCTTCGGGTTACTCCTCGTTCTTCTTGTCTCACCTTTCCGCATTTGTCCCTGCATCCCATACTTTCGATCAACATCATTTCGCGAACAGTTGTGCCATCTTCTGGTACCTCAGTTGCATATTCATGAGCGATTAGTTCGTTTGCGGGGTCCTGCGACTCAGTCGGTATATAATGACGCTGATGGGTCATCCATCTCGGATCCAAGCGAGCACTATTCCATTTTTGGCTTGATTGCGGTCCTCTTGCTCTCatcgcttctttccatcgcatttctcctccttgtgTGGACCGCAGCCTTCTTCTGGATTTTCGCCATGGTACTTGGCAATCCCGATGGCACCGAACGCAAAGACGATGGCCGCGCTGCCGTACTCGGTGTTTGTCGATGGTGGCAGATATGGCTACGCAAGGCCCGAAAACTGCCTCGCGAATAG